The stretch of DNA ttcaattcgtAGAAAAATACTCAATACGTGGCTGACTTTATTAAAAAACCAAGTATATGATTCCTTTTTCTAATGAAGTATATAATTCCTTATTAATCGTTTCTCATACAtatccatatatatatttttatataaaataaatgtaatttgTTGTAAAGAGTTTAAATCTGCatctatttaacaaataaaaggtagtaattattatttttacgaATGTATTAAGACACCCTATAATTTAGAAAACATAATATCATAGAACGTTGATAATATTTCCgtcaaaaaaacatatataaatattaatataatattaaaattgtaaatgaaTTTATACTAAAAAGTAATTGgcttatatttataaaaaataataataattgactCATCACGGTTTAAacaattttaaagaaatatgacatcatataataaaataatagatacTTAGTTCATTAGTTTTAAATggatattattttagaaaaaaataattgctttttgtttttattttaaagacaTACCTAGTTATAAAAACTCATGCATACTACtggtctaatttttttttttataaactacaaAATGGtatgaattaaaaaagataaaaaataaattaattaaacttatttttgtaattaaaaaattatagttcaTACATTAAAGtcaaatagtttaaaaaatataatgtttatcaaaatatagaaaatgaaccacaaattaacaattaaaaaaataaaaagcaactTTTGTTGAAAATTAAGCAAATATCTCTAAGTTCATTAATTGCTTAACGGATAAGTTATTACACTCTCTTCTTATagaaaaaaactatatatattactcATTATATTCAATTGAACTATttacaaaagataaaaatatttaaaaatgacatcactttcaatatttaaaatgatactatttatactttttattgtattatttaattaatattataagtaTTAATTTGAATTCAATGTCTTTTactctatatttattttaatcacacgcgttaattaatttgttatatttattttaatcacacgcgttaattaatttgaattaaatatttttctattttatatttattttaataataaatacatcaatataattgacaaaaataatttcataaaattaagtATCTCCCTAATTTATATACtgcttttaatatataaaataataaaataaatcaattattgtgagatgaaagatatattttttagttatactataaattatttatcttatttacttgtaatatttaagtcatttatattttttctttatttgagttatatttattttttaaaacgcaacaaaattattatttatcttttaaaatatctgTGTAATTCTCTTTTTTCTCGTTtagattatttatatttaaatatgttttcaaaatcatttCTTAAGAACATTAAAGTGTCATTactcattaaaaatattaatctatgtAGGATTtttaataatgagtttattttaCAGTTTTTACAGattaaaaatgacataaagatgaatgttgatgtattttttcaaaaaatttgatgaGACCTAacaattaaatctaaattttttgaaaatttcatgtCATTGAAAATGCTaacaaatttatattgttttattgtTGACATgttaaaaatttttaaaataattttataaacatatataaaaaaagtagagatttattgattttagtatTTTCGAGATGAATTACGTATTTCAAcaacttattataaataataaattttattaattgaaatattaaatattaatataatatattaataatcaaacatacaaaattttatataaataaaaaaataataactaatcatcattatttatttatattttttaaaatattataatacattaatttgATATTACTTCACTAAGTATTAAATATCATTataattcaatattaatttGTAAAGTTGACCGAttgaaaattttacttttaatgtCAACAAATTTTCACtgaataatttaaatgaaagaaagaatttatttgaaattaaaaaaaaataaaaaatgaactgGTAGCGTCCCACAGGGGAGTTGTAATCTATTTATTTACCGCATTCAGCGACCCTCCGCTACATCAACAATTTTCtctcttcattcttcttcttagTTCTTACTTACAAACTATTCTTTTCACTCTTCACATTTTTCCCATCTCTTTTCACTCACTCACCAAATCTATGGACCCCACATCCTCCTATCACCGCCGTTTTCCACCCTCCTCCGACCGCTTACTCGCTGCTTTCAATTCCTCTCCTTCCTCCACCGCTGCCACCACCTCCTTCGCCGAAGAGCTCAACGAAGCCGAACTCTTTTGGTCATCCGATAGCTCCGAATCTGAAAATCAACGCCCACCGCCACCAACACCGGAGCTAAATCGACACCGTAGTTTCGATCTAACTCAAGACTCTGGAATCCTCGCCGTTTTAGCAGACTCCGGCCGCCGCCGCGGCGAATCACCAGTTTTTCGCGGCAAATCTCCCGTTTCATCTTCCAGGATGATTCCTTCATTTCCAAGGCCGAGACCTAACTCCGAACACATGGTTCAGTCTGTGCCTTCTAGAAAGTTCCAACAATCTGCTCCGGTGAAGGTTCCAGTTATGCCGCCAAGACGGCGGAACGTTGATGAGCTTGCGGTGGTGGACGACGACGACGACGACGGGGATGAGATGTTGTTGCCACCGCATGAACTCGTTGCTAGAGGTTCTGGAGTTTCGCCGAGAACAACGTTTTCGGTTTTGGAAGGGGTTGGGAGAACTCTTAAAGGGAGAGATCTGCGTCAGGTGCGAAACGCTGTTCTGCGCCAAACGGGCTTTCTCGATTAATagaatagtttaatttttatctgTTTATATGCGTTGCTGAGGTTGTGAAGTTGAATTTTGATAACTTCATTAaaccattaatttatttatttatgaagatTATAGCTTCAATTAGGAATTTTGGATATGTAACTTTGCtgattgtttaatttaatttccgTCTATTTATTGTGAtgatttgaaat from Cicer arietinum cultivar CDC Frontier isolate Library 1 chromosome 3, Cicar.CDCFrontier_v2.0, whole genome shotgun sequence encodes:
- the LOC101490790 gene encoding protein S40-7-like, with product MDPTSSYHRRFPPSSDRLLAAFNSSPSSTAATTSFAEELNEAELFWSSDSSESENQRPPPPTPELNRHRSFDLTQDSGILAVLADSGRRRGESPVFRGKSPVSSSRMIPSFPRPRPNSEHMVQSVPSRKFQQSAPVKVPVMPPRRRNVDELAVVDDDDDDGDEMLLPPHELVARGSGVSPRTTFSVLEGVGRTLKGRDLRQVRNAVLRQTGFLD